From Magnetovibrio sp. PR-2:
TGAGAGGTTTTTTGTCATTGAACTGGCAGTTTAATGACGCTGATATTTCCACGCGCCCCTCCCCATCTTTATGCGGGCGGTTACCGTTTGAATCTGGCTCACCTTCCAGAAAATATTCAGCCAATCCAATAAAATCACGCCGGTGTTGATGGCGGGGGCGTGGGGTAGAGCCAATGGGGTTGGCAGGAGTGCTGCGGCGGTTTCCACCGGTTCTTACAGAGGGGCCGATAATGCCTATTTTCTGCCCCTTAGTGAGCTCGCGCATGGCTTTGTCTTCTGCAACACCAGCCCCCCCTGTGTGACGCCTTGTGGGGTCGTCTTCAAGCTTCTGAATTTTTTTTACGATCATCGGTGTGACCTATTTGTTTTACAGCAACACTGAGTTCATCAAGAACGCAAAAAATGCGCTCTTCAAGTTCCTGTAAACCTTCGTTATGAGCCCTGCGAGTTAGTTGGTTGAGGTTGTTTCCTAGCAACATCAATTGACGAATAGTTTTTGCGTCTGTGCGTGAAAATAAGCGTTTCAGGGACGC
This genomic window contains:
- a CDS encoding plasmid mobilization protein, coding for MNPKSPSKKREKKPDYRERIWSVRYSARENEELEKLAESAGFNSTSTYIRNASLKRLFSRTDAKTIRQLMLLGNNLNQLTRRAHNEGLQELEERIFCVLDELSVAVKQIGHTDDRKKNSEA